The Leucothrix mucor DSM 2157 DNA window TTGACGGCACGCAATAAGCGGTATCGACTACCAGGATCGCCTTCGAAGTAGAGTACGGTATCAACCATGTGCTCCAATACTCTGGGGCCAGCGAGTGTGCCTTCTTTGGTCACGTGGCCCGCAATAAAGGTCGCGGTATTGGTTTGTTTGGCGTAGCGCGTTAATTTGGCGGTGGCTTCTCTGATCTGGCTTACTGAGCCCGGCGCAGAGGTTAGGTGTTCGGTATAGATCGTTTGAATCGAGTCGATCACCATCACTTCAGGCTTTTCAACGTTGGCTAGCTCGATGATGCGCTCAATACAAGTTTCTGTAAGTAACCGTAGATTTTCGGTAGGAAGCTCAAGTCGCTGCGCTCGCATTGAGACTTGCTGCAATGACTCCTCACCTGTGACGTAGAGTGTTTTGGTGTCTTTCAGGCTAGAGAGCGTCTGCAATAGAATAGTGGATTTTCCGATGCCGGGGTCACCACCAATCAAAATTACGGAGCCTTGAACCAGTCCACCGCCGAGCACGCGATCTAACTCAGACTGGCCAGTTGTAGTGCGAATATCTTCTTTAAAATCAATTTCGTTAATCGATTTTATTCGGCTATTTTCACCCGCATAACCGCCGGTACGATGGTTTGTTTTTGCGGCGGCCGGTGTTGCGATAACGGCTTCTTCTTGCAGGGTATTCCATTCATTGCAATCACTGCACTGCCCGCCCCATTTTAGGTGGACGCTACCACACGCGGTACAAACGTATTGCGTTTTACTTTTAGCCATTAGGTGTCGTTTC harbors:
- the radA gene encoding DNA repair protein RadA, with the translated sequence MAKSKTQYVCTACGSVHLKWGGQCSDCNEWNTLQEEAVIATPAAAKTNHRTGGYAGENSRIKSINEIDFKEDIRTTTGQSELDRVLGGGLVQGSVILIGGDPGIGKSTILLQTLSSLKDTKTLYVTGEESLQQVSMRAQRLELPTENLRLLTETCIERIIELANVEKPEVMVIDSIQTIYTEHLTSAPGSVSQIREATAKLTRYAKQTNTATFIAGHVTKEGTLAGPRVLEHMVDTVLYFEGDPGSRYRLLRAVKNRFGAVNELGVFAMTEKGLKGISNPSAIFLSRHDEDVPGSVIMVTREGTRPLLVEVQALVDESHGSQPKRVALGLEQNRMAMLLAVMHRHGGISMFDQDVFANVVGGVKITETAADLPLMLAALSSFRNRPHPSDMIVFGEIGLAGEIRPVPNGEERLKEALKHGFKRAIIPKGNMPRQAIKGMTIFPAQRLEEALEYL